In Streptomyces sp. SID8374, one genomic interval encodes:
- the ppdK gene encoding pyruvate, phosphate dikinase, whose protein sequence is MSENKDPQKFVYDFTEGNKDLKDLLGGKGANLAEMTNLGLPVPPGFTITTEACKVYLESGQAPKALRDEVSAHLAALETQMGKQLGQADDPLLVSVRSGAKFSMPGMMDTVLNIGLSDASVAGLATQSGDERFAWDSYRRLIQMFGKTVLGVDGDLFEEALEDAKSAKKVTVDTDLAAADLKKLVKQFKKIVQDQAGREFPQNAREQMDLAINAVFDSWNTDRAKLYRRQERIPGDLGTAVNVCSMVFGNLGPDSGTGVAFTRDPASGHQGVYGDYLQNAQGEDVVAGIRNTVPLADLESIDKKSYDQLMQIMETLENHYKDLCDIEFTIERGQLWMLQTRVGKRTAGAAFRIATQLVDQGLIDEAEALQRVNGAQLAQLMFPRFDDEAKTQLLGRGIAASPGAAVGKAVFDSYTAIKWSRSGEKVILIRRETNPDDLEGMIAAEGILTSRGGKTSHAAVVARGMGKTCVCGAEELEVDTKRRRMTVGGKVIEEGDLVSIDGSTGKVYLGEVPVVPSPVVEYFEGRMHAGADDADELVAAVHRIMAYADRVRRLRVRANADNAEDALRARRFGAQGIGLCRTEHMFLGERREMVEKLILADTDDERESALAALLPLQKADFIELFESMDGLPVTVRLLDPPLHEFLPDITELSVRVALAESRKDANENDLRLLQAVHKLHEQNPMLGLRGVRLGLVIPGLFAMQVRAIAEAAAQRKNAKGDPRPEIMIPLVGTVQELEIVREEADRVIAEVQAATGTDLKLTIGTMIELPRAALTAGQIAEAAQFFSFGTNDLTQTVWGFSRDDVEASFFTAYLEKGIFGVSPFETIDKDGVGSLVRSAVEAGRATRPDLKLGVCGEHGGDPESVHFFHEVGLDYVSCSPFRIPVARLEAGRAAAQSRGSDSR, encoded by the coding sequence GTGTCGGAAAACAAAGATCCCCAGAAGTTCGTCTACGACTTCACCGAGGGCAACAAGGATCTGAAGGATCTTCTGGGCGGCAAGGGTGCCAACCTCGCCGAGATGACCAACCTCGGGTTGCCCGTCCCTCCGGGCTTCACCATCACCACCGAGGCGTGCAAGGTCTACCTGGAGAGCGGGCAGGCACCGAAGGCGCTGCGCGACGAGGTGAGTGCGCACCTCGCCGCGCTGGAGACCCAGATGGGCAAGCAGCTCGGCCAGGCCGACGACCCGCTGCTGGTCTCCGTCCGCTCCGGCGCCAAGTTCTCCATGCCCGGCATGATGGACACGGTCCTCAACATCGGCCTCTCCGACGCCTCGGTGGCCGGCCTCGCCACCCAGTCCGGTGACGAGCGCTTCGCCTGGGACTCCTACCGGCGCCTCATCCAGATGTTCGGCAAGACCGTCCTGGGTGTCGACGGCGACCTCTTCGAGGAGGCCTTGGAGGACGCCAAGTCGGCCAAGAAGGTCACGGTCGACACGGACCTGGCCGCGGCCGACCTGAAGAAGCTCGTCAAGCAGTTCAAGAAGATCGTCCAGGACCAGGCCGGACGCGAGTTCCCGCAGAACGCCCGGGAGCAGATGGACCTGGCCATAAACGCGGTCTTCGACTCGTGGAACACCGACCGCGCCAAGCTCTACCGCCGCCAGGAGCGCATCCCCGGCGACCTCGGCACAGCGGTCAACGTCTGTTCGATGGTCTTCGGCAACCTCGGCCCCGACTCCGGTACGGGCGTCGCCTTCACCCGCGACCCGGCCAGCGGCCACCAGGGCGTCTACGGCGACTACCTCCAGAACGCGCAGGGCGAGGACGTCGTCGCCGGTATCCGCAACACGGTGCCGCTCGCCGACCTGGAGTCGATCGACAAGAAGTCGTACGACCAGCTCATGCAGATCATGGAGACCCTGGAGAACCACTACAAGGATCTCTGCGACATCGAGTTCACCATCGAGCGCGGCCAGCTCTGGATGCTCCAGACCCGGGTCGGCAAGCGCACCGCCGGTGCCGCCTTCCGGATCGCCACCCAGCTCGTCGACCAGGGCCTGATCGACGAGGCCGAGGCCCTCCAGCGCGTCAACGGCGCCCAGCTCGCCCAGCTGATGTTCCCGCGCTTCGACGACGAGGCGAAGACCCAGCTGCTCGGCCGGGGCATCGCCGCCTCGCCGGGTGCCGCCGTCGGCAAGGCCGTCTTCGACTCGTACACCGCGATCAAGTGGTCCCGCTCCGGCGAGAAGGTCATCCTGATCCGCCGCGAGACCAACCCCGACGACCTCGAAGGCATGATCGCCGCCGAGGGCATCCTGACCTCGCGCGGCGGCAAGACCTCGCACGCGGCGGTCGTGGCGCGCGGCATGGGCAAGACCTGTGTCTGCGGCGCCGAGGAGCTGGAGGTCGACACCAAGCGCCGCCGGATGACGGTGGGCGGCAAGGTGATCGAGGAGGGCGACCTCGTCTCGATCGACGGCTCCACCGGCAAGGTCTACCTGGGCGAGGTACCCGTCGTACCGTCGCCGGTCGTCGAATACTTCGAGGGCCGGATGCACGCGGGCGCCGACGACGCCGACGAGCTGGTCGCCGCCGTGCACCGGATCATGGCGTACGCGGACCGGGTGCGCCGGCTGCGGGTGCGGGCCAACGCGGACAACGCCGAGGACGCGCTGCGGGCCCGCCGCTTCGGCGCCCAGGGCATCGGGCTCTGCCGCACCGAGCACATGTTCCTCGGTGAGCGCCGCGAGATGGTCGAGAAGCTGATCCTGGCGGACACCGACGACGAACGCGAGAGCGCGCTCGCCGCCCTCCTCCCGCTCCAGAAGGCCGACTTCATCGAGTTGTTCGAGTCGATGGACGGGCTGCCCGTCACCGTACGGCTCCTCGACCCGCCGCTCCACGAGTTCCTGCCCGACATCACCGAGCTGTCGGTACGTGTCGCGCTCGCGGAGTCCCGCAAGGACGCCAACGAGAACGACCTGCGCCTCCTCCAGGCGGTGCACAAGCTGCACGAGCAGAACCCGATGCTGGGTCTGCGCGGGGTGCGCCTGGGTCTCGTCATCCCCGGCCTGTTCGCCATGCAGGTACGGGCCATCGCCGAGGCCGCCGCCCAGCGCAAGAACGCCAAGGGCGACCCGCGCCCCGAGATCATGATCCCGCTCGTCGGTACGGTCCAGGAGCTGGAGATCGTCCGCGAGGAGGCCGACCGGGTCATCGCCGAGGTCCAGGCGGCCACCGGCACCGACCTGAAGCTGACCATCGGCACGATGATCGAACTGCCGCGCGCCGCGCTGACGGCGGGCCAGATCGCCGAGGCCGCCCAGTTCTTCTCGTTCGGCACCAACGACCTGACCCAGACGGTGTGGGGCTTCTCCCGCGACGACGTGGAGGCCTCGTTCTTCACCGCGTACCTGGAGAAGGGCATCTTCGGGGTCTCCCCGTTCGAGACGATCGACAAGGACGGCGTCGGCTCGCTCGTACGCAGCGCCGTGGAGGCCGGCCGGGCCACCCGCCCGGACCTCAAGCTCGGTGTCTGCGGCGAGCACGGCGGTGACCCGGAGTCGGTGCACTTCTTCCACGAGGTGGGCCTGGACTACGTCTCCTGCTCGCCGTTCCGCATCCCGGTGGCCCGGCTCGAAGCGGGCCGGGCGGCGGCGCAGTCGCGCGGGAGTGACAGCCGCTGA
- a CDS encoding HAD family phosphatase: MDGTLVDTEVLWWETAREVAAGLGHRLSDADGPEVVGRAVADTAAHLIEVTGGDSSALADTAAELTDSFFRKVDAGAPLRPGAAALLASLEGAGVPFALVSASPRSVVDAVVAGALAGVDFAFTLSADDTVRTKPHPDPYRAAAERFAADPAACVAVEDSPDGTASADAAGCAVLVVPSLLPVAPGRGRTFARSLEEVDLAVLSDCLGRP; this comes from the coding sequence ATGGACGGCACCCTCGTCGACACCGAGGTGCTCTGGTGGGAGACGGCCCGCGAGGTCGCCGCAGGCCTCGGCCACCGGCTGAGCGACGCGGACGGCCCGGAGGTCGTCGGCCGGGCCGTCGCCGACACCGCCGCTCATCTGATCGAGGTGACCGGCGGCGACTCCTCCGCGCTCGCCGACACGGCCGCCGAGCTGACCGACTCCTTCTTCCGGAAGGTCGACGCGGGCGCCCCGCTGCGCCCCGGGGCCGCCGCCCTGCTCGCCTCCCTCGAAGGCGCCGGGGTGCCGTTCGCCCTGGTCAGCGCCTCGCCCAGGAGTGTCGTGGACGCGGTGGTGGCCGGGGCGCTGGCCGGGGTGGACTTCGCCTTCACGCTCTCGGCCGACGACACCGTACGGACCAAGCCGCATCCGGACCCGTACCGGGCCGCGGCCGAGCGGTTCGCGGCCGACCCCGCCGCCTGTGTGGCGGTGGAGGACTCCCCGGACGGCACCGCCTCCGCCGATGCCGCCGGGTGCGCGGTGCTGGTGGTTCCGTCGCTGCTCCCGGTCGCCCCAGGGCGGGGTCGGACGTTCGCCCGTAGCCTGGAAGAGGTGGACCTCGCGGTGCTGAGTGACTGCCTGGGACGTCCCTGA
- a CDS encoding ABC transporter ATP-binding protein, protein MSALPTAAPRPEPAEAAAREGRDVTGARVEFRSLRRAFGPTVALDGLDLTAEPGELLALLGPSGCGKTTALRVLAGFEQPDSGEVLVDGEDITPVPANRRDAGMVFQSYSLFPHLNARDNVAFGPRMKGVATAERHATANELLELVGLPAHGDRFPHQMSGGQQQRVALARALALRPRVLLLDEPLSALDAKVRLTLREEIRRLQLALGITTIFVTHDQEEALSMADRVAVLNAGRLEQCAPPAELYERPATPFVAEFVGTMNRVPGQLTGDGSVAVAGATLPVDGDIPAGRGPVDVLIRPENIGVTADADGTATVVSASFLGSVTRVLLDLPDGAAIKADLPSRDATELAPGVRARVTPVRRPVLVVPVRETAAEAATSGDKVDA, encoded by the coding sequence ATGTCAGCCCTGCCCACCGCCGCCCCCCGCCCCGAGCCGGCCGAAGCCGCCGCGCGGGAAGGACGGGACGTCACCGGAGCCCGGGTGGAGTTCCGCTCCCTGCGCCGGGCGTTCGGCCCCACCGTGGCCCTCGACGGCCTCGACCTCACCGCCGAACCCGGCGAACTCCTCGCACTGCTGGGCCCCTCCGGCTGCGGCAAGACCACCGCGCTGCGGGTCCTCGCCGGGTTCGAGCAGCCCGACTCGGGCGAGGTCCTGGTCGACGGCGAGGACATCACCCCGGTCCCCGCCAACCGGCGCGACGCCGGGATGGTCTTCCAGTCCTACAGCCTCTTCCCGCACCTCAACGCCCGCGACAACGTCGCCTTCGGCCCCCGGATGAAGGGCGTGGCCACCGCCGAACGTCACGCCACCGCCAACGAACTCCTCGAACTCGTCGGCCTCCCCGCCCACGGCGACCGCTTCCCGCACCAGATGTCCGGCGGCCAGCAGCAGCGCGTCGCCCTGGCCCGCGCGCTCGCCCTGCGCCCCCGGGTCCTGCTCCTGGACGAGCCGCTCTCGGCACTCGATGCCAAGGTCCGGCTCACCCTGCGCGAGGAGATCCGCCGCCTCCAGCTGGCGCTCGGGATCACCACCATCTTCGTCACCCACGACCAGGAGGAAGCCCTCTCCATGGCCGACCGGGTCGCCGTCCTCAACGCGGGCCGCCTGGAGCAGTGCGCGCCCCCGGCCGAGCTGTACGAGCGCCCCGCCACGCCCTTCGTCGCCGAGTTCGTCGGCACCATGAACCGGGTGCCGGGGCAGCTGACCGGCGACGGTTCGGTGGCCGTCGCGGGTGCCACCCTCCCGGTCGACGGGGACATCCCGGCGGGCCGGGGGCCGGTCGACGTCCTCATCCGGCCCGAGAACATCGGTGTCACGGCCGACGCGGACGGTACGGCCACGGTCGTCTCCGCCTCCTTCCTCGGCTCGGTCACCCGGGTCCTCCTCGACCTGCCCGACGGCGCCGCGATCAAGGCCGACCTGCCGTCGCGGGACGCCACGGAGCTGGCTCCCGGGGTACGGGCCCGGGTCACCCCGGTCCGCCGCCCGGTGCTGGTCGTGCCCGTACGGGAGACGGCTGCGGAAGCCGCGACCTCCGGCGACAAGGTGGACGCGTGA
- a CDS encoding ABC transporter permease subunit yields MAALTTAAPEASVPAPAPVKARRTRPRYWRGAVLAVAGLYFVTPLLSSFVFTVHVPNQGLTFEAYSGILSADGFTESLFLSLSLAAATIALALLLVVPALVAVRLGPPRLRAVVEIVCMMPLVVPPIALVTGIATVLRWGPDHFSRTPLYQTFLAVQNESFPVVLVLAYTVLALPFVHRSLDAGLRAVDVPTLVEAARNCGAGRLQVIVSVILPNLRSSLAGASFLTLALVLGEYTVASLLGFRPFAVWIVTVSGAEARMSVAVSLLSLLITWALLLILSRAGTGSSASATAIPAGPATVTPAVDTQSGTGPAAPTSVPGKE; encoded by the coding sequence ATGGCTGCACTGACCACCGCCGCCCCCGAGGCCTCCGTCCCGGCGCCCGCGCCGGTGAAGGCCCGCCGCACGCGCCCCCGCTACTGGCGCGGAGCCGTACTGGCCGTCGCCGGGCTCTACTTCGTCACCCCGCTGCTCTCCTCGTTCGTCTTCACGGTTCACGTACCGAACCAGGGCCTCACCTTCGAGGCGTACAGCGGCATCCTGTCGGCCGACGGCTTCACCGAGAGCCTGTTCCTCTCGCTCTCCCTCGCCGCCGCCACGATCGCGCTCGCCCTGCTGCTCGTCGTCCCCGCGCTCGTCGCGGTGCGGCTCGGGCCGCCCCGGCTGCGGGCCGTCGTCGAGATCGTCTGCATGATGCCGCTGGTGGTGCCGCCGATCGCCCTGGTCACCGGGATCGCCACCGTGCTGCGCTGGGGGCCCGACCACTTCTCGCGCACCCCGCTCTACCAGACCTTCCTGGCCGTGCAGAACGAGTCGTTCCCGGTGGTGCTGGTCCTCGCCTACACCGTGCTGGCGCTGCCGTTCGTGCACCGCTCGCTGGACGCGGGGCTCCGTGCCGTCGACGTACCCACGCTGGTGGAGGCGGCCCGCAACTGCGGGGCCGGCCGGTTGCAGGTGATCGTGAGCGTCATCCTGCCCAACCTGCGCTCCTCGCTCGCCGGGGCCTCCTTCCTCACCCTGGCGCTGGTGCTCGGCGAGTACACCGTCGCCTCGCTGCTGGGGTTCCGGCCCTTCGCGGTGTGGATCGTCACCGTCTCCGGCGCCGAGGCCCGGATGTCGGTCGCCGTCTCGCTGCTCTCCCTGCTCATCACCTGGGCCCTGCTGCTCATCCTCTCGCGCGCCGGAACCGGGTCCTCCGCCTCGGCCACCGCGATCCCGGCCGGTCCGGCCACGGTGACCCCGGCCGTCGACACCCAGAGCGGAACCGGACCCGCCGCCCCCACCTCCGTACCCGGCAAGGAGTAG
- a CDS encoding ABC transporter permease subunit: MTPSHPTAAPGPGAAAVKAGGRTRRRRPPRAWLGALPLLVFAGLCFGLPAGALLYGAITRTDAVSGTTEFTGEHLTRSLQGPYLTSLTGSVQLSALTAAIATVFGVLIAQAVVTSRRGSLRGAVLTASGVLANFGGIPLAFAFVATLGISGVVTQLGHLDALGWNLYSFTGLTVIYLYFLIPLMVIVVVPALDGLRPQWREAARNNGATAWQFWRYVGLPVLAPSLLGGFVLLFGSAFAAHATAAALVGGSVPLVTLKIADALSGNVLVGQENVALALSLDMIVIAGLVMAVYLPLQRRSSRWLH, encoded by the coding sequence ATGACCCCTTCCCACCCGACCGCCGCCCCGGGACCCGGGGCGGCCGCTGTGAAGGCCGGTGGCCGTACGCGCCGCCGCCGGCCGCCCCGCGCCTGGCTCGGGGCCCTCCCGCTGCTCGTCTTCGCCGGACTCTGCTTCGGACTGCCCGCCGGCGCCCTGCTGTACGGGGCGATCACCCGTACCGACGCGGTCTCCGGCACCACCGAGTTCACCGGCGAGCACCTGACGCGCTCGCTCCAGGGCCCCTACCTCACCTCGCTCACCGGCAGCGTCCAGCTCTCCGCCCTGACCGCGGCCATCGCCACCGTCTTCGGCGTGCTGATCGCCCAGGCCGTCGTCACCTCCCGGCGCGGCTCGCTGCGCGGGGCCGTGCTCACCGCCTCCGGCGTCCTCGCCAACTTCGGCGGCATCCCGCTGGCCTTCGCCTTCGTCGCCACCCTCGGCATCTCCGGTGTGGTCACGCAGCTCGGCCACCTGGACGCGCTCGGCTGGAACCTCTACTCCTTCACCGGACTCACCGTCATCTACCTCTACTTCCTCATCCCGCTCATGGTGATCGTCGTCGTCCCGGCGCTGGACGGGCTGCGCCCCCAGTGGCGCGAGGCCGCCCGCAACAACGGCGCCACCGCCTGGCAGTTCTGGCGGTACGTCGGACTGCCGGTGCTGGCACCCTCGCTGCTCGGCGGGTTCGTCCTCCTCTTCGGCAGCGCCTTCGCCGCGCACGCCACGGCCGCCGCCCTCGTCGGCGGCTCCGTACCGCTGGTCACCCTGAAGATCGCCGACGCGCTCTCCGGGAACGTCCTGGTCGGCCAGGAGAACGTGGCCCTGGCGCTGAGCCTCGACATGATCGTGATCGCCGGACTGGTGATGGCGGTCTATCTGCCCCTCCAGCGACGGAGCTCCCGATGGCTGCACTGA
- a CDS encoding extracellular solute-binding protein — MRRARPRPRIRANSRAVAALALSTAALTALTACGAAPEEKAETGANGVKSTEATSAADFGGLEKLVAAAEKEGELNVIALPPDWANYGEIIKSFQAKYKVKIKSENPDGSSSDEIAAVKSRKGQKRAPDVLDLGIAFARSGASENLFAPYKVESWDKIPDSQKDADGRWYNDYGGYVSIGCDAARIKTCPETFADLLKPEYKGKVALNGNPTKSGSAFGGVYAASLANKGSFGDIQPGIDFFGKLKKSGNFIPVESTPATVEKGETPISIDWDYLNAGYADQFKGKGVDWKVSVPSDGVYAQFYSQAINKDAPHPAAARLWMEYLYSAEGQNLWLKGYARPVLLPAMTEDGTADKTFVTKLPKVEGTPSFPSSEELDKANATLSENWDKAVS, encoded by the coding sequence GTGCGCAGAGCTCGACCCCGTCCCCGTATTCGTGCCAACAGCCGTGCCGTTGCCGCCCTCGCCCTCTCCACCGCCGCCCTCACCGCCCTCACCGCCTGCGGTGCCGCGCCCGAGGAGAAGGCCGAGACCGGCGCGAACGGGGTGAAGTCCACCGAGGCCACCTCGGCCGCCGACTTCGGCGGGCTGGAGAAGCTGGTCGCGGCCGCCGAGAAGGAGGGCGAGCTCAATGTGATCGCGCTGCCGCCGGACTGGGCCAACTACGGTGAGATCATCAAGAGCTTCCAGGCCAAGTACAAGGTCAAGATCAAGAGCGAGAACCCCGACGGCTCCAGCTCCGACGAGATAGCCGCCGTCAAGTCCCGCAAGGGCCAGAAGCGTGCCCCCGACGTCCTCGACCTCGGTATCGCCTTCGCCCGCAGCGGCGCCTCCGAGAACCTCTTCGCCCCGTACAAGGTCGAGTCCTGGGACAAGATCCCCGACAGCCAGAAGGACGCGGACGGCCGCTGGTACAACGACTACGGCGGTTACGTCTCCATCGGCTGCGACGCCGCCCGTATCAAGACCTGCCCCGAGACCTTCGCGGACCTGCTGAAGCCCGAGTACAAGGGCAAGGTCGCCCTCAACGGCAACCCGACCAAGTCCGGCTCCGCGTTCGGCGGCGTGTACGCGGCGTCCCTGGCCAACAAGGGCTCGTTCGGGGACATCCAGCCCGGCATCGACTTCTTCGGCAAGCTGAAGAAGAGCGGCAACTTCATCCCCGTCGAGTCCACCCCGGCCACCGTCGAAAAGGGCGAGACGCCGATCAGCATCGACTGGGACTACCTGAACGCCGGGTACGCCGACCAGTTCAAGGGCAAGGGCGTCGACTGGAAGGTCTCCGTGCCCTCCGACGGCGTCTACGCCCAGTTCTACTCGCAGGCCATCAACAAGGACGCCCCGCACCCCGCGGCCGCCCGCCTGTGGATGGAGTACCTGTACAGCGCCGAGGGCCAGAACCTCTGGCTGAAGGGGTACGCCCGCCCGGTGCTGCTGCCCGCCATGACCGAGGACGGCACGGCCGACAAGACCTTCGTCACCAAGCTCCCCAAGGTCGAGGGCACCCCGTCCTTCCCGAGCTCCGAGGAACTCGACAAGGCCAACGCCACGCTCTCCGAGAACTGGGACAAGGCCGTCTCCTGA
- a CDS encoding GntR family transcriptional regulator, whose amino-acid sequence MGATRYREIAESLRHAIRTGTYPLGSRLPSESDLSARWEVSRGTVRQAVALLASEGLIGSRQGARRVVLRQERRQSFQQLNSFAQWAQAMGCEVASRILTRTVRPATDEEAERMDAEPGSEVLYVLRLRWLDGEPVMVERTVYADWVAPAVLALPEDCVSIMDSIAERADIVAHHGEHLIDAVAAGSEDARLLQVRRASPLLRQRHLTYTAAGRAIEWTDDRYRAGSVVFNVMNSAGAAPLERRAGPDVRG is encoded by the coding sequence GTGGGCGCTACGCGCTACCGGGAGATCGCCGAGTCGCTGCGGCACGCCATCCGCACCGGCACCTACCCGCTCGGCTCCCGGCTGCCGTCCGAGAGCGACCTCTCCGCCCGCTGGGAGGTCTCGCGCGGCACGGTCCGCCAGGCGGTGGCGCTGCTCGCGTCGGAGGGCCTGATCGGCTCCCGCCAAGGGGCGCGCCGGGTCGTCCTGCGCCAGGAGCGACGCCAGAGCTTCCAGCAGCTCAACAGCTTCGCGCAGTGGGCGCAGGCCATGGGGTGCGAGGTGGCCAGCCGCATCCTGACCCGCACCGTGCGGCCCGCCACCGACGAGGAGGCCGAGCGCATGGACGCGGAGCCGGGCAGCGAGGTCCTGTACGTCCTGCGGCTGCGGTGGCTGGACGGGGAGCCGGTGATGGTGGAGCGGACGGTGTACGCGGACTGGGTGGCCCCGGCCGTCCTGGCGCTGCCGGAGGACTGCGTCTCGATCATGGACAGCATCGCGGAGCGGGCGGACATCGTCGCGCACCACGGCGAGCACCTGATCGACGCGGTCGCGGCGGGCAGCGAGGACGCGCGCCTGCTCCAGGTCCGCCGGGCCAGCCCGCTGCTGCGCCAGCGCCACCTGACGTACACGGCGGCGGGCCGGGCCATCGAGTGGACGGACGACCGCTACCGGGCGGGCAGCGTGGTCTTCAACGTGATGAACTCGGCGGGGGCGGCGCCGCTGGAGCGCAGGGCGGGGCCGGACGTGCGGGGCTGA
- the dusB gene encoding tRNA dihydrouridine synthase DusB, with protein sequence MTTLAPALPQLRIGPHTVQPPVVLAPMAGITNAPFRTLCREFSGGKGLFVSEMITTRALVERNEKTMQLIHFDATETPRSIQLYGVDPVTVGKAVRMIVDENLADHIDLNFGCPVPKVTRKGGGSALPYKRPLLRAILKEAVTGAGDLPVTIKMRKGIDDDHLTFLDAGRIAVEEGVTAVALHGRTTAQHYGGTADWDAIARLKEHVPEIPVLGNGDIWCADDALRMMRETGCDGVVVGRGCLGRPWLFADLVNAMEGSATRHAPTLREVADVMVRHATLLGEWIGDEARGVIDFRKHVAWYLKGFAVGSEMRKKLAITSSLEELAGQLHELDLDQPWPDGADGPRGRTSGNNRVVLPDGWLKDPYDCAGVSADAELDTSGG encoded by the coding sequence ATGACCACGCTCGCCCCCGCCCTCCCGCAGCTCCGTATCGGCCCGCACACCGTGCAGCCGCCGGTGGTGCTCGCGCCCATGGCCGGTATCACCAACGCCCCGTTCCGGACGCTGTGCCGGGAGTTCTCCGGGGGCAAGGGGCTCTTCGTCAGCGAGATGATCACCACGCGGGCGCTGGTGGAGCGCAACGAGAAGACCATGCAGCTCATCCACTTCGACGCGACCGAGACCCCGCGGTCGATCCAGCTGTACGGAGTGGACCCGGTCACCGTCGGCAAGGCCGTCCGCATGATCGTCGACGAGAACCTGGCCGACCACATCGACCTCAACTTCGGCTGCCCCGTCCCCAAGGTCACCCGCAAGGGCGGCGGCTCCGCGCTGCCGTACAAGCGGCCCCTGCTGCGGGCCATCCTCAAGGAGGCCGTCACCGGCGCCGGGGACCTCCCCGTCACCATCAAGATGCGCAAGGGCATCGACGACGACCACCTCACCTTCCTGGACGCGGGGCGTATCGCCGTCGAGGAGGGCGTGACCGCCGTTGCCCTGCACGGCAGGACCACCGCCCAGCACTACGGCGGCACCGCCGACTGGGACGCGATCGCCCGGCTCAAGGAGCACGTCCCCGAGATTCCCGTCCTCGGCAACGGGGACATCTGGTGCGCCGATGACGCCCTGCGGATGATGCGCGAGACCGGGTGCGACGGTGTCGTCGTCGGGCGCGGATGCCTGGGGCGGCCCTGGCTCTTCGCCGATCTCGTGAACGCCATGGAGGGCAGCGCGACCCGGCACGCGCCCACCCTGCGCGAGGTGGCGGACGTCATGGTGCGGCACGCGACGCTGCTGGGGGAGTGGATCGGCGACGAGGCCCGTGGCGTCATCGACTTCCGTAAGCACGTGGCCTGGTACCTCAAGGGCTTCGCGGTCGGCTCCGAGATGCGCAAGAAGCTGGCCATCACCTCCTCGCTGGAGGAGCTGGCCGGTCAGCTGCACGAGCTGGACCTCGACCAGCCCTGGCCGGACGGCGCCGACGGGCCGCGCGGGCGCACCTCGGGCAACAACCGGGTCGTCCTGCCGGACGGCTGGCTCAAGGACCCGTACGACTGCGCCGGTGTCAGCGCCGACGCGGAGCTGGACACCTCCGGCGGCTGA